A single window of Botrytis cinerea B05.10 chromosome 3, complete sequence DNA harbors:
- the Bcmmm1 gene encoding Bcmmm1, which yields MTIPAPIPDKAESSLSFTQGLLLGQLSIVILIGAFIKFFIFGDPPSPDVTAALRATERRSRTLAHKRSLLTLRSSTPRRASQPLNRKRSSVLRNPAPLTTNAILSKTYYNVDSHQPESLDWFNVLIAQTIAQFRADAQHDDAILTSLTKVLNGGNRPDFLDEIKVTELSLGEDFPIFSNCRVIPVDEDGMTLGREGGAAGREHGRLQARMDVDLSDFITLAVETKLLLNYPKPLVAVLPVALAVSVVRFSGTLSISFVPGSPLNGSPTTLAFCFLDDYRLDLSIRSLVGSRSRLQDVPKIAQLIEARLHTWFDERCVEPRFQQIELPSLWPRKKNTRGGEDLDTGSDAGGIGRARSRDVERDLREEARKEVEAETGIRVGRSKLGVSLDVPDEGSEDGLRFRRKSKGRDEYAMPGSMPGLSMT from the exons ATGACAATCCCGGCCCCCATTCCAGACAAGGCTGAATCCTC ACTGTCATTTACCCAAGGACTACTACTAGGCCAACTCTCAATCGTCATTCTCATCGGAGCgttcatcaaattcttcatctttggTGATCCTCCCTCTCCAGATGTAACCGCTGCTCTGCGGGCCACGGAGCGTCGTTCCCGAACCCTCGCGCACAAGAGATCTCTCCTTACTCTCCGTAGCTCAACACCTCGCCGTGCTTCACAACCTCTCAATCGTAAACGCTCTAGCGTTCTGAGAAATCCGGCGCCGTTGACTACCAATGCTATACTGAGTAAAACATACTATAATGTGGATAGTCATCAACCGGAAAGTCTAGATTGGTTCAACGTATTGATCGCCCAGACGATTGCACAATTTCGCGCGGATGCTCAGCACGATGATGCGATTCTTACGAGTCTGACCAAGGTGTTGAATGGGGGGAATCGACCTGATTTTCTGGACGAGATTAAAGTCACGGAATTGAGTCTGGGAGAGGATTTCCCGATTTTCAGTAATTGTAGGGTTATTCCcgtggatgaggatgggatgacgttggggagggagggaggtgcTGCGGGGAGAGAACATGGGAGGTTGCAGGCTAGGATGGATGTCGATTTAAGTGATTTTATCACGTTGGCGGTGGAAACGAAGTTGCTGCTGAATTATCCGAAACCGTTGGTTGCGGTGTTGCCGGTGGCGTTGGCGGTTTCGGTCGTGAGGTTTAGTGGGACTTTGTCTATCTCGTTCGTGCCGGGGAGTCCGTTGAATGGCAGTCCTACTACGCTTGCATTCTGTTTCTTGGATGATTATAGATTGGATCTTTCGATACGCAGTTTGGTGGGCAGTCGATCGAGATTGCAGGATGTGCCGAAAATCGCACAGTTGATTGAGGCGAGATTACATACTTGGTTTGATGAACGCTGTGTGGAGCCGCGTTTCCAACAAATTGAACTTCCGAGTCTGTggccgaggaagaagaatacgAGGGGTGGAGAGGATTTGGACACGGGGTCTGATGCGGGGGGTATTGGGAGGGCGAGGAGTAGAGATGTGGAGAGGGATTTGAGGGAGGAGGCTCGGAAAGAAGTCGAGGCGGAAACGGGAATTAGAGTGGGCAGAAGTAAGCTGGGGGTTAGTCTGGATGTGCCAGATGAGGGGAGTGAGGATGGTTTGAGGTTCAGACGGAAAAGTAAGGGGAGAGATGAATATGCTATGCCGGGGAGTATGCCGGGGTTGAGTATGACGTAG
- the Bcplp1 gene encoding Bcplp1, with amino-acid sequence MSNTLDPLVAKVLDHADSDDEDALIASLEEDPAVDAFREQRLQQLHSEFTRAKSQKTQGFGSFTEIKEEKALMDLTASVKYAVVHFSKDDFARCGVMDTHLSTLAPKHTDTRFLKIDVENAPFLVTKLNVKILPCVLVFIDGRSVDRIVGFEGLGYTPDTFTTKDLEARLLASGVIKRQTTAGTLYLDKKAKKQEEEEDDDDWDD; translated from the exons ATGTCAAATACACTTGACCCTCTCGTCGCAAAGGTGCTTGACCACGCCGATtccgacgatgaagatgct CTCATCGCCTCCCTCGAAGAAGACCCCGCCGTCGACGCCTTCCGCGAACAACGCCTCCAGCAACTGCACAGCGAATTCACGCGCGCCAAATCCCAAAAAACCCAAGGTTTCGGCTCCTTCACcgaaatcaaagaagaaaaagcgCTCATGGACCTCACCGCCTCGGTCAAATACGCCGTCGTCCATTTTTCCAAAGATGATTTCGCCCGTTGTGGTGTCATGGATACTCATCTTTCC ACACTAGCACCCAAACATACCGACACCCGATTCCTCAAGATCGATGTCGAAAACGCCCCGTTCCTCGTCACAAAATTAAACGTGAAAATCCTACCTTGTGTTCTAGTATTCATAGACGGTCGATCCGTCGATCGAATCGTCGGATTCGAGGGCTTGGGATACACGCCCGATACCTTCACCACGAAGGATTTGGAAGCAAGACTCTTAGCCTCAGGCGTTATAAAACGTCAGACCACAGCCGGAACGCTGTATCTCGATAAGAAAGCCAAGAAgcaggaagaggaagaagatgatgatgactgGGATGATTGA
- the Bcrce1 gene encoding Bcrce1 — MAPTGIYSRLKALYTGEKEKEVPPFSTTTAVSLLVLYTLIYVIPFYLSSTTRPSPQLSRDAPTVIRGRIRSVTLSCIVVCIGTFGILSSVKNGDAVKSLHLMGYFPIGFIETVKCVGLTAILFAGPLFEEGIAQGQWRDWVRLRGLGALKGWIPYRNIVAGPVTEEVLFRSASVPLLLLSKTSNTTIIFLTPVVFGLAHVHHFYEYRITHPHGPMVGAVLRSLLQFSYTTLFGGYATFLYLRTGSLLAVICVHAFCNWMGFPRFWGKISSSVDGETIIGPDVGASKKSEDVTENNGELNILWTITYYSLLVVGAYFWWKYLWVLSESEFGLVKF; from the exons ATGGCACCCACTGGGATATATAGTCGTTTGAAGGCACTCTATACTGGCGAAAAGG agaaagaagttcCTCCATTTAGTACCACCACGGCCGTTTCTCTGTTG GTACTCTATACCCTCATCTACGTGATCCCCTTCTATCTCTCTTCGACGACCCGTCCTTCCCCCCAGCTCTCGCGCGATGCACCGACCGTTATCCGCGGACGAATTCGCTCGGTCACGCTCTCCTGTATCGTTGTATGTATTGGCACATTTGGAATTTTGTCCTCGGTGAAGAATGGAGATGCAGTGAAGTCCCTTCATTTGATGGGCTATTTTCCCATTGGATTTATCGAGACGGTCAAATGTGTAGGTTTGACGGCCATACTTTTCGCGGGACCCTTGTTTGAAGAAGGCATTGCGCAGGGACAATGGCGCGATTGGGTGCGATTAAGAGGATTGGGTGCTTTGAAGGGTTGGATTCCTTATAGGAATATTGTTGCT GGTCCCGTAACAGAAGAAGTTCTCTTCAGATCTGCCTCCGtacccctcctcctcctctccaaGACCTCCAATACAACAATCATATTCCTTACCCCCGTCGTCTTCGGATTAGCCCATGTGCATCACTTTTACGAATATAGAATTACACACCCGCATGGCCCCATGGTTGGAGCTGTTCTCCGCTCCCTACTACAATTCTCCTACACAACATTATTTGGAGGCTACGCTACATTTCTGTATCTTCGAACGGGAAGCTTGCTGGCGGTGATATGTGTGCATGCTTTTTGTAATTGGATGGGTTTCCCACGTTTTTGGGGGAAGATTAGTAGTTCGGTGGATGGAGAAACTATTATTGGTCCGGATGTGGGAGCCAGCAAGAAGAGTGAAGATGTCACGGAGAATAATGGGGAGTTGAATATTCTCTGGACCATCACATATTATTCTCTCCTCGTAGTGGGTGCGTACTTCTGGTGGAAGTATTTATGGGTATTGTCTGAAAGCGAATTTGGTCTGGTCAAGTTTTAA
- the Bcale1 gene encoding Bcale1: MLPYIDAPFEYAAGILGASTDELKLITSFLLSYPFAGLLKRVPDSRPDLKNFFIIGVSSFYLLGLFDLWDGTRTLAISSIGTYCIAKYVQGPFMPWAGFVFLMAHLSVNQLARQFANNPGVVDITGAQMVLVMKLSAFCWNVADGRLKDEELTEDQKEKAIKQLPSLLDYAGYVLFFPSLFAGPAFDYVDYKQWIETTMFEVPAGVDPSKKPPTRKLRKIPRSGTPAMWKAAAGLGWILLFLKLSAWYWPDLLTGDKYMTYGFARRVFVLHMVGMTARLKYYGVWALTEGACILSGLGYKDVDPVTGKVSWDRLCNVNPWGVETAQNTRAYLGNWNMNTNNWLRNYIYLRVTPKGKKPGFRASMATFVTSAFWHGFFPGYYLAFILASFIQTVAKNCRRCFRPFFIDPQTSQPTSYKLYYDVFSWLATQLAFSFTVAPFILLTLPASFLVWSRVYFYAVIGTALSTAFFASPAKSHLMKMVSVRTGKSDKGLKRSASMESLGGKEPVLGLPADPSRDLDEAIEEAKAELQARKRKGSKVELK, translated from the exons ATGTTACCATATATCGATGCTC CTTTCGAATATGCCGCAGGCATCTTGGGAGCCTCGACTGATGAAT TAAAACTCATTACTTCCTTCCTCCTATCATATCCATTTGCAGGACTCTTGAAACGAGTTCCAGATTCGAGACctgatttgaagaatttcttcatcattgg GGTTTCCTCGTTCTACCTTCTTGGGCTTTTCGATTTATGGGATGGCACAAGAACACTGGCTATTAGTTCCATCGGGACATACTGCATCGCAAAATATGTGCAAGGCCCCTTTATGCCATGGGCCGGCTTCGTATTTCTGATGGCACATTTGTCAGTGAACCAGCTGGCTCGACAATTTGCCAATAACCCAGGAGTAGTGGATATTACAGGGGCTCAAATGGTGTTGGTTATGAAATTATCGGCATTCTGTTGGAATGTTGCAGATGGCCGattgaaagatgaagaattgacaGAAGATCAAAAGGAAAAGGCCATCAAACAACTCCCAAGCTTGTTAGACTACGCTGGATACgtcctcttcttcccatctCTTTTCGCAGGTCCGGCGTTTGATTATGTGGACTATAAGCAGTGGATAGAAACCACGATGTTCGAAGTCCCTGCTGGCGTTGATCCTTCAAAGAAACCTCCAACACgaaaattaagaaaaattCCAAGGAGTGGTACTCCGGCAATGTGGAAAGCTGCTGCTGGTTTGGGTTGGATCCTACTGTTTTTGAAGCTATCTGCTTGGTATTGGCCTGATCTCTTGACCGGCGACAAATACATGACTTATGGTTTTGCTCGCCGTGTCTTTGTTCTTCACATGGTCGGTATGACTGCTAGATTGAAGTATTACGGTGTATGGGCATTGACCGAGGGTGCATGTATCCTCTCAGGCCTTGGGTATAAAGATGTTGATCCAGTTACTGGCAAAGTTTCTTGGGACAGACTCTGTAATGTTAACCCATGGGGAGTGGAAACAGCCCAAAATACTCGCGCGTATCTTGGAAACTGGAATATGAACACAAATAACTGGCTTCGAAACTATATCTATCTTCGAGTTACTCCGAAGGGCAAGAAGCCTGGTTTCAGAGCTAGCATGGCAACTTTCGTAACCAGTGCTTTCTGGCACGGTTTTTTCCCTGGTTATTACCTTGCGTTCATCTTGGCCAGTTTTATCCAAACCGTCGCAAAGA ACTGTCGCCGTTGTTTCCGTCCCTTCTTCATCGACCCCCAAACATCTCAGCCCACATCCTACAAACTCTACTATGATGTCTTCTCCTGGCTAGCAACTCAACTTGCATTCTCATTCACGGTCGCTCCCTTCATACTCCTTACTCTCCCCGCTTCATTCCTCGTTTGGTCACGCGTCTATTTCTACGCTGTCATCGGCACTGCCCTTTCAACCGCTTTCTTTGCTTCGCCTGCTAAATCgcatttgatgaagatggtaaGCGTGAGAACTGGCAAATCTGATAAGGGATTGAAACGTTCAGCCAGTATGGAGAGTTTAGGGGGCAAGGAACCGGTTCTTGGGTTACCGGCTGATCCATCGAGAGATCTCGACGAGgcaattgaagaagcaaaagcGGAGCTTCAggcgaggaagagaaagggaagtAAAGTAGAGTTGAAGTGA
- the Bcvps45 gene encoding Bcvps45, translating to MDVVQAVSGYISKMVSAGDGTSGTPSAKMKVLLLDSDTVSIVSTAITQSALLNHEVYLIDRLDNQNREKMRHLKCLCFVRPSAESIQFLIDEFRDPKYGEYNVYFSNVVKKSSLERLAEADDHEVVKLVQEHFADYIVVNPDLFTFDLGFPKQRIWSSNPDMWNPDALQRTTEGLIAVLLSLKKKPLIRYEKNSLLAKKLATEVRYHIAQEDQLFDFRKVDTPPILLILDRRDDPITPLLTQWTYQAMVHELLGIKNGRVDLSEVPEIRPELKEVVLSQDQDPFFKKNMYLNFGDLGGNIKDYVEQYQSRTKNSSNIESIADMKRFIEEYPEFRKLSGNVSKHVTLVGELSRMVGSDSLLEVSEVEQSLACNDAHASDLKNVQRLIQSPTVTPDNKLRLVALYSLRYEKHPSNALPILVDLLSAAGNVPQRRIDLVAKLLIYHSSLQLNQSTGGITDMFESSNIFSGARDRFKGLKGVENVYTQHSPRLELTLQDLIKGKLRDQQYPFVEGGGTTRDKPQDIVIFIIGGATFEEAKCISQINASSPGIRVVLGGTSIHNSTTFLEEMEDAVSLWPEPAPSTAAGRLRRETGRR from the exons ATGGATGTCGTTCAAGCTGTATCGGGGTACATCTCGAAGATGGTGTCTGCAGGGGACGGAACTTCTGGGACACCATCTGCGAAGATGAAGGTCTTATTACTGGATAGTGATACCGTGTCCATTGTCTCTACAGCGATCACACAATCTGCGCTTTTGAACCATGAAGTATACCTCATAGATCGATTGGACAACCAAAATAGGGAGAAGATGCGCCATCTGAAATGCTTGTGTTTCGTTCGACCGTCGGCAGAGTCTATACAATTCTTAATTGACGAATTTCGAGATCCCAAATATGGTGAATACAATGTGTACTTCAGCAATGTTGTGAAGAAGTCGTCCCTGGAGCGATTGGCAGAAGCAGATGATCATGAAGTGGTTAAGCTAGTTCAAGAGCACTTTGCAGATTATATTGTAGTGAATCCAGATCTATTTACATTTGATCTCGGATTCCCGAAGCAACGAATATGGAGTTCAAATCCAGACATGTGGAATCCAGATGCATTACAACGTACAACCGAGGGGCTCATCGCGGTGCTGCTATCGTTAAAGAAGAAGCCACTTATTCGATACGAAAAAAACAGTCTGCTGGCAAAGAAGTTGGCTACGGAAGTACGATACCACATTGCTCAAGAAGATCAATTATTTGACTTTAGGAAAGTGGATACTCCTCCAATTTTGTTAATTTTAGATCGACGGGACGACCCTATAACTCCACTCTTGACACAATGGACATATCAAGCTATGGTTCACGAACTTCTTGGTATAAAAAATGGGCGGGTTGACCTTAGCGAGGTACCAGAAATTCGTCCTGAGTTGAAAGAAGTAGTTTTGTCGCAAGACCAGGATCCgttcttcaagaagaatatgtATCTCAACTTTGGTGATCTTGGCGGCAATATCAAAGACTATGTCGAgcaatatcaatcaagaacTAAAAACAGCTCAAATATCGAATCAATAGCTGATATGAAGCGCTTCATCGAAGAATACCCCGAGTTCCGCAAGCTTTCTGGCAACGTTAGTAAACACGTCACTCTTGTTGGTGAGTTGAGTAGAATGGTTGGTTCAGATAGTTTATTGGAAGTTAGTGAAGTCGAGCAGAGCTTAGCGTGTAACGATGCTCATGCTAGTGATCTCAAA AATGTACAGAGATTAATTCAGTCTCCAACTGTTACTCCTGACAACAAGCTGAGATTGGTTGCCCTGTATTCGCTTAGATACGAGAAACACCCGTCAAATGCATTGCCGATTCTTGTCGATCTCCTTAGCGCAGCCGGAAACGTTCCTCAGAGACGCATCGACCTCGTAGCTAAGCTCCTCATCTATCATTCTTCTTTGCAATTGAACCAATCGACGGGAGGTATTACCGATATGTTCGAATCATCAAACATATTCTCTGGGGCTCGGGACCGATTTAAGGGGTTGAAGGGTGTAGAAAATGTCTACACGCAGCATTCACCACGACTCGAGCTGACACTTCAAGATCTAATCAAGGGGAAGTTACGTGATCAGCAATATCCTTTCGTTGAAGGTGGGGGAACAACTCGAGATAAGCCTCAGGATATTGTTATTTTCATCATTGGTGGAGCCACTTTTGAAGAGGCAAAATGTATATCTCAAATAAATGCTTCTTCGCCAGGTATTAGAGTGGTCTTGGGAGGTACTTCAATTCACAACAGCACGACGTTCTtagaggaaatggaagatgcTGTATCTTTATGGCCTGAACCTGCTCCATCAACTGCTGCTGGGAGGTTACGAAGAGAGACAGGAAGACGTTGA